acggacagcggagtcttagtaatagggtcccgtttttaccctttgggtacggaaccctaaaaaatatattaaaaaatatgggtCTCCATACAAGGAACTCATTAGGGTCGGTAATAATGGCCGCTATCTTGAatacaaaccactgtgtggtttggcagaagaaaatatgtatttagttgttagtaagatctttgaataaacgtttatttattttattttatttttttatatcttcCGGTCAATATTTCGATCGAGCAATcggcaaattcggattcagcGGGATCAAATTAGGTTTAAAAAACCCGGTTGCTAAAAAGTAACACGATTTGCCAGTCGAAAtcgattttgtcaaaaatatgaccTGACTATTAGGACGCTAGTTAGACGgctgcttctccatacaaacgtagtccccattttcctccccgggctattgacattatagaacacatttttacataatttaatgtacctatattgacctatagctatgccccttcgtttaatatttttcaattcCAATCCAAtcccatctgtattccctgatcaatatgacctcggtctctttaaaacaagagtgaataggctgttactgaaccggtgagctccatcttaggccctgtcttcactttccatcaggtgtgactagggccaatcgccgatcagtttatataaaaaaaaaaaaaaaaaaattataagaattagaattaaaactataaaaacggattatgtcgcgtatattgaatttataaaacatcccgacgtttcaaacccattcgtggtcaacgggtgactataAGAAtaagcttttaaaaatatttgtaaaaatttgtttttcgctcctaagctttaaaataatctaaaaccGACAAAAACCAAACCCCCTTCGTTCGATTTTTTCGATTTATTTTATAGctatgaaaatttaattttataataatattttataggaaaatggggactacgtttgtgtggAGAACTGGTAGTCTCCTTTCATCTTAAGGTTGTATGGGGCCTTCGTTTATCTAACATATGCTTGGAGCAGTAGAAGAGGCGGTTTTTGGGGTACAATCGATTTTATggtgaattttgattttatttgaaattgtgTTCCGATTTTTCAACTACTTCCGCGGAATTAATAATTGGAAACGTTCTGAGTCGGTAGACTCTCGGTCCACGTTTGCATGCGCGCTCGACCGATTCAAccttatttatgttatttatttcgtaGACTTACCATCGGGTGAGTACGGCAGATTTGGATTAAGGGGTTGGCTGGACGCTGAGAACGATCCGTCAAGCCCTAAGTAGTTCCCATGCTCGCTCGACGGAGATTCCTGTTTGATACTTTTTTCAtccttatctttatctttgtcattatttttatcTCCCTCTTGTTTTGCTTTTCTttggatttttttcattttagctCTCTGGTTTTGAAACCATACTTGTACTACTCGCACGCTCAAGCCAGTGTCTTTTGCGAGGGCTTCCCTAACTTTGCGGCACGGTTTAGGACTAACTTCGAATGACGCCTTAAACTGCCTCCTTTGGGCAGATGTTAAAATAGTGCGAGGGCGCTTGGGTCCTCGGCGTCCGTCCCGCGGCCGCTCCGAATCGTCTATAATCATGTCATCTTCTGCGTGCTGCATAAGATACATTTCTTTTTCAAAGTCTTGCCGACAAAATATTTGGCCTGCCCTTATCACGTACTGTTCGCCTTTTTGAAGAGGTTGGCAGCACATGACGCACACGAAGCACTGAATGTGGAAAACGTACTGTTGAGCTCGCATTACCATTTCTTGTGGAAGGAGGCGATCACCGCATCTCGTGCATTTAACTCCAAACAATCTAAAGGACAAACATGAATTGATACTAATGAAATTCCACtcgaaaaacacaaaaataattatgacaTAAAAACGAATAAAATTACTGGAAACAATCGCATAGTTCGCATTGCATTAATATTCGCGGCTACTTCGCAATATTGCTTACGCTTAAAGTTAACAAACGTAAATGTATAATAATGATTATTATATTTTCCATTGCAGGTAGTCAGTGTTTACCTGTCGTAGTCGGGTTTACAGTAGAGCTTCGCGTTGCGCGTGAAACAGGTGTGTGCGAGCGGGCAGCCGCACACGCAGCAGCTGAGGCAGTGCTCATGCCACGACAGCTCTCCCACCCGCATCAGGTATCTATCTTGTATCTTTTGTCCGCATCCCTCGCAGATTTCCActattttttcccgtttgatACTTGCACTGAGTTCTGAAAAAAGAAAGCCTGAGTTAATAGCTTCTTGAAGGTAAAGTATATCCGATATAAGTATCAAAATGACCAACATGTGATATACATATTAATACATAAATGTTTCTGCGTTAGAATGAAAAAATCTTGATTGTTATCTATCATTATAGTCAGGACATTTTCAAAATGGATTACATAAATCACAAtgcataataacaatatttgtacaatttatTACTTAACAAGTTTCCATGAATGTTACaataaagtattaaatataAGAATTCGCTAAAGCAACATTACGTATAAGATCAATATAAAATAAccaagtaatttgattgtttgTTGAAATAAAAATCCATATAACTAATTGCTAATTGGACATCCAAAATTAATGATAAGTCATAACTGTAACTTCCTCTGCATCTGTATTCTGTATTATCTTAATTTATGCCCTTACATTTGTTGAAAGGGCCTTTACATTATTGGCTTCGACTCCACACATGCTTTCAAAATGGTGTAAGTACTTCCCTTTGGGCCAAATACtcttcgccaaatttcacttcccaacaaacttatcgcAGTAGTTTCATTTCCCCAATGaatctttagcaaatttacacttcgcattatttattttgtcaaattatcatttggtatttttttacaaattttagtatgaaaaaaatgtatttagcaaatgtttttattgcctaatattatattccaaaaatatgtttgaTCAAATTGTCACTTCGCAAATTTGGCAAAATAGGCATCTCTATTTAGTACCAAAAATTGTTGTgttagaatttttaatttttatatcatttctactcagaatcacgagcttttttcatttttactgAGATAAAAATATCCCAAAATTTTTGGTCCATTTAGATACGGATCCAAGTTAGGATACCAGTTAggacgactaaattaagtaaggtgtgtAAAGCGTTTAAAAAACATCTGTAAAGTGCTTACTTAATTCAGTCTTTCTAACAATAACTAGCATCCTATCTAGTATCctaactaaaatacataaaagtttACCGGTCACACTACACTCAATTGATTACTGAATCTTAATTACTGAATTTTCATTTTAAGTCctttaaaattctaaaatttttATTAGTTACTATTTTAATGGTTATATTTCACCAAATTACATCCGTTCGCGTATATTTAACATTatgatattatgaaaataaccaaaatgataaaaataaccaaggtcgggattatttcaaatgaaagcaataaataaaaatagtgcAGGCTCTCTATTGGGATGTAAATCATATGCCA
The Cydia strobilella chromosome Z, ilCydStro3.1, whole genome shotgun sequence genome window above contains:
- the LOC134754052 gene encoding LIM homeobox transcription factor 1-beta, which codes for MDKMLEFYTNMNAGLMQDGMQPPLSCSARTELSASIKREKIVEICEGCGQKIQDRYLMRVGELSWHEHCLSCCVCGCPLAHTCFTRNAKLYCKPDYDRLFGVKCTRCGDRLLPQEMVMRAQQYVFHIQCFVCVMCCQPLQKGEQYVIRAGQIFCRQDFEKEMYLMQHAEDDMIIDDSERPRDGRRGPKRPRTILTSAQRRQFKASFEVSPKPCRKVREALAKDTGLSVRVVQVWFQNQRAKMKKIQRKAKQEGDKNNDKDKDKDEKSIKQESPSSEHGNYLGLDGSFSASSQPLNPNLPYSPDDYPAHSGDSFCSSDISLDGSNFDQLDEGASDTMSLQNLEVQHHSHQHGGHTAHEPLNLGTGAVVNPIDKLYLMQNSYFSTDH